A window from Felis catus isolate Fca126 chromosome B1, F.catus_Fca126_mat1.0, whole genome shotgun sequence encodes these proteins:
- the LOC123385183 gene encoding translation initiation factor IF-2-like translates to MMERALPCSGLVGSAALHLSSHSTPPTFLGKASWARPLEPEDSRPACWHQQTEQGLKRSGESPEHEVCCCAPLAACLALAAYSGHAAPGGTLQSPSCFQCGRGWSTLCLPASPHHMPCSSPPDLPGRAAAKSRAQAPEPKEPHPLPGPGSLRGQAHRCFHGDVCTLTPAFLHPWPNKEGFQVETGSLKPPLLPCPRWPLPPRRGRNRGPSPSPGRAGGGASPHPTFPAAPSQPCPLATLSRLGNLPFPRSGSACAPPWPEGHFSLLGQPPGASRQHCKAPQGHSGQPSVAWGSLSGREDRHVD, encoded by the coding sequence ATGATGGAGCGAGCGCTGCCCTGCTCTGGCCTGGTGGGTTCAGCTGCCCTCCATCTCAGCTCCCACAGCACCCCTCCCACCTTCTTAGGCAAGGCCAGCTGGGCAAGGCCTTTAGAACCAGAGGACTCCAGGCCTGCCTGCTGGCACCAGCAGACAGAACAAGGGCTCAAGAGGAGCGGGGAGTCCCCTGAACACGAGGTCTGCTGCTGTGCCCCTCTGGCCGCCTGCCTTGCACTAGCCGCCTACTCTGGGCATGCGGCTCCAGGAGGCACACTGCAGTCTCCCTCTTGTTTCCAGTGCGGCCGTGGCTGGAgcactctctgcctccctgcttctccccaccaCATGCCCTGCAGCTCACCGCCTGACCTCCCCGGAAGAGCGGCTGCCAAAAGCAGAGCCCAGGCCCCTGAGCCCAAGGAGCCCCATCCCCTGCCAGGGCCAGGGTCCCTGAGGGGCCAGGCTCATCGCTGTTTCCATGGGGATGTGTGCACTCTGACCCCAGCCTTTCTCCATCCCTGGCCAAATAAAGAGGGCTTCCAAGTGGAAACTGGCAGTCTTAAGCCACCCCTCCTCCCATGCCCCAGGTGGCCCCTGCCTccaaggaggggaaggaatagAGGCCCTTCCCCCAGCCCAGGCAGAGCAGGGGGGGGggcctccccacaccccaccttcccagcagccccttcccagccctgcccactcGCTACACTCTCCAGACTTGGAAACTTGCCTTTTCCGAGGTCTGGCTCTGCCTGTGCTCCCCCCTGGCCCGAGGGCCACTTCAGTCTGCTGGGACAGCCACCAGGAGCCAGCAGGCAGCACTGCAAGGCTCCTCAGGGCCACAGTGGCCAACCCTCCGTGGCATGGGGGTCGCTGTCAGGCAGGGAAGATAGACATGTGGACTGA